The region GCAGATACCCTAACCTCGCCGTCAGGCGGTAAAATGCGTATGTACATATTTTTGATATTTTTTCTGTGTAAGATGATGGCTATATTTTCAATAATTTTTGTTTCTTTTTTCATTATTAATATTACTATTTTTGAAGTTTATAAATTCCATATACAATAAAGATTATATATTCAGTGTTTCAATAAATTATATTATTATTTTATAATTATCAGTTTATTGTTAAATTTTTTATGGAGGTTCATAATGACTTGGGAAGATGCACCATCTCATATTTGTAGAGGGGGAGATGTAAGGGGACTTGCTTTTTGTTGTCCTCCAGTTAAACCATGTCCAGTATTAAATGCTTTACAGCAAGTTAATTTAACTCCACAGGAGTACATTGACATTAAGATTCAATTTGGAAAAGAAACTAGGTTAGGTGAAGGGGCAGGTACTTGTTTCGGTTCACTTATTTGGTGTTGTAAACCATCAAAGCCTTGTCCATTAAGAGACATGACATTAAGGAATATGGGAATGACTCATGATGATTATTTGGACTTGAAAAAGGAATTGTCCGAAAGGTTAGTTGGTGTTGAAAAACCTGATCCTGATGAAAGAGCAGAAGCGTTAGCTGAAACATTCCATGTCAGTAAACTTGAAGCCATGAATGTTTTAACTGAATGTAATAATGATTTGAGGGCTGCAGTAAAGGTTTTACATGCAAGATCTCTTGAAAATTCTGATTAAAATGGATTGGACTTCTATTTATTTAAATACTTCAAATTTAAATGTTTTTATTTTAGGCACTGGTGAAGTTGCAACAAGAAGGGCCAATAAATTTCTAGATCATGGTGCTGATGTTAAATTGGCGGGAAGTAGTTTGTCTGAAGATTTAGAACATAAGGGGGCTGTATTATGTTCCACTGATGATGTTGACGAACTTGTGGCATGGTCTGATTTGGTTGTTGTTGCCAGCGGTGATGAAGATTTGTCTGATTATGTTTGCGGGATTGCTCAAGACAAACTCGTTAACAGGGCGGACTTTCCACTAAAAGGGGATGTAATTGTTCCAACAAGTTTCAATATTGGAGAAATTGAAATATCTATTTTTACTAATGGCAAAAGTCCATTAATGGCTCGCCAATTACGGAAAAAAATTCAGTCAATAATCACGGAAGATGATATTTTAGAAATAGAACTTCAGGATTATGCACGTTCCATTTTAAAAGAGCGTGTTGATGATCAAAAGGATAGGAAGAAATGTCTTTATGAAATTTTTGAAGACGAGACCATTAATGAATTTATTAGAAATGGAGAAATTGATGAGGCAAAGACTCATATTGATAATTTGATAAGGGGATTACAGTGATACTTAATTTAAGAGTTGACCACAAGATTGCAGACATACACTCAATGGAAGCCATATCCAAAGACATTGATGATTTGTTCTGGCAATTGCAGGAAAAGTATTCCATTGGGGAATACATTGAAATTTCAACATGTAACAGAAAGGAATATTATATCAACAACGATTATATTGATGAGGATGATGAGTTGTTATCCCATGAAAATCAAAGCATAATAATTGAGTATGGTCAATCAGCCATCATGCATTTGCTGCGTATGGCTTCTGGTCTTGAATCAATGATTGTTGGTGAAGACCAGATTTTGGGCCAAGTTAAGGATGCAAAGCATGATGCCGTAAAAAATCATCATTGTGGGAAAACTCTTGATGCTGTTTTTACCAAGGCTGTTCATGTTGGCCAGGTTGTTAGAAACAAAACCAATATTAACAAGGGATCCGTTTCAATAGGTTCTGCTGCAATCGACCTTGCAGAAAAACACATGGGCTGTTTGGATGACAAATCAGTATTGGTAATAGGTGCTGGAAAGATGGGCAGATTGGTTGCCAAGGCACTTGCTGAGAAAGATTTAAATGCAATTTTTGTTGCAAATAGGACATATTATGTTGCTGTAAATCTTGCAAAGGATTTGGGCGGTGAAGCAATTCTTTTCAGTGAGCTGGAAGAGTATTTGGCTACTGCCGATTTGGTGATTAGTGCAACTAGCGCTCCCCATGCAATTATCACAAAAAATCGTCTTTTAGGTATTGATAGGGATTATGAAAGTTTAATGATTGTTGATATTGCCAATCCAAGGGACATTTCTGATGATGTCTGTGAGTTGGGTGTCAAATCTTTCAATATTGATGATTTAAGGGAAATTGCAGATGAAAATACCAACCTCAGAATTAAGGAATTTGGCGAAGCAGAAAATATCATAGATGAAGAGTTCATTTTACTTAAAGAATCCTTTAAAATAATGGAAGTTGATGAAATTCTTGGTAATTTAAGAGCATCTATGGAAGATATAAGGCGACGTGAAACAAAAAAAGCATCTTCTAAGTTGTCTGATGTAGATGGCAGTGCAAAAATTTTAGATAATCTCACAAATTCTATTGTCAATAAGATATTTTATGACATTTCAAAAAATGTCAAAACTGCTGCAAAAGATGATGATAAGGAGATTATTGATGCAGCAGAATATATTTTTAATTTTAAATAGGGAATGATGTTTTTTTATTCAAACATTCCTTTAACATCACTATTTTTAATTTTACTGGATTTGATGGCATATTCGATATTTTCCATCATGATGGTGTCGCTATCATTGGCTATTGCGTTGTGGAGTGAAGTTTTTAGAATCTTTTCTTTAATGTCCCTTCCGGACAGTCCTTTAGTTAGTTTTACAATTTTATTCAAATCCAAATCATAATCTAGGGGCATTGTTTTTAGATTATTTTCTAAAATAGCCAATCTTTCTTCATCATTTGGTAGTTTAAATTCAATTTCTTCCTCAAAACGACTTCTTACTGCATAGTCAAGTGAACTAGGATTGTTTGTTGCTCCAATGGTTATCACTGCATTATTGTCAACAATCCCATCCATTTCAGTTAATAGGGAGTTAACTATTTCTGATACATCTCCTCTTAATGATTGAAATGACCTGTCCAGTGCGATTGCATCAATCTCATCAATAAATATTATCGATGGGGAATTGTCACTTGCTTTTTTAAACAGATCATGAATTTTGGATGAACCGTCTCCGACATGTTCTCCTATTAATGATGTGGCTTTTATTAGATATAGTGGGACTTCAAGCTCATTTGCAAGTGCTTTTACAAGCATGGTTTTACCAGTGCCTGGAAGTCCGTAAAAAAGAATATTTTTTGGAGCCCATGGTCCGAATTTTTCAGGATTCTCCAAATATCTTGTTATGACCTTAACTTTATTTTTGGCATTGTCCTGCCCGACAATGTCTGAAAGGAGTAAGTCTGATTTGATTTTATTGCTGTCTTTTAATTTGTTTATTTCATCAGTTATGATTGTTATTTTAGTGTCTTCAGAAATTATTGAGTTGTTTGGCTTTGCAGTTATGATTTCAAAACCGTAATCAGGGATGATTTTTTGATCGAATAGATGGGATTTTTCCCGCACAACCAATCCTAGCCATTGCTCTCGAGCATATTCTTCAAACAATTCTTTATTTGTAATTTCTATATCATCTTCCATTAAATTAAATTCAAATGGATATCCTACGGGCTTTAAAACAACAAGATTTGCATATTCTTTATTTTCGCTTTCTTTAATATGTTGCTTTTGATTAGTTGGCTTCATTTCTTGTTTTTTGCTATCGTTTTTCAAATCATCACCTCCTTATTTTTCGCTAATTTTAACATTTTTCTTATTTGTTTTAATTATTTAAATAGTTGTTGAAAGTAATATATGTTTAAGTATGAGGTTAAATTTATGAGCTTTAGGTCAAGAAGAGTAATTTTCATAACACCATTCTATATGTTATTTGAATTTTTCTTACTCAAATATCTATTTTTGTTATTGGGTGGCATTAATGATGTTTATGTGGCAGTGATGGCGGTATTCATCGGTTCGCTGCATTTGGTGCCGATGTTTTTCGAAGCTAAAAAATCAAGAAGAATTACCAGATTCATATCTGCCGTTGATGGGGTGTGGATGTGGGCATCTTTAATGTTTCTAATAGATGTTTTGGTGTTGTATCTGCTTGGAAATTTCATTCACGTTTCAGCTGAAATAAATGCGATATTATTGGCTATTGTTCCAATTTTGGGAGTTTATAACTATTATAAGGCTCATAAATTGGTTGTGAATGAAAAAACATTAACATTGCCAAACTTGCCTCGCGATATCAATATCGTTCAATTTTCTGATGTTCATTTCGGATCTGTAAGGCATAAATCCATTATCCGCCAAGTTGTAGATAAATTAAAAGAAATTGAGGACACTTGCGAAATAGCCATCATTTCCGGAGATCTGGCAGATGGCTCTTCTGTTGTGGAGGAAGATGATTTTCTTGCATTTAAAGAAGTGGGCATCCCCGTTGTGTTCACGCCAGGAAATCATGATTTCTATATGGGCATTGAAAATGTTTTTAATGCATGCAGAAAAGCAGGCATCATTATTTTAGATAATGAAAGCATGGAATTTGAATGTTTAAACATTTTTGGTCTAAGATTTAGTTTTGATGACAGGTCCGTTCCAAAAATTGATGAAAGCCTTATCAAGCCGGGATTTGTAAATATCATTAATTATCATGTTCCGTATTATTGGGAGGAATTCTCATCTGCGGGTTTCGATATTCAATTGTCTGGCCATACCCATGGAGGCCAATTCTATCCTGCCGTAAATTTCACTGATATGCTATTTAAATATAATATGGGTCTTTTTAAGAATAATTTAGGCAAATATTTGCATGTTACAACTGGTGTAGGGTCAATGGATACTCCTATGAGGTGGGGTACGGATTCGGAACTGGTTGTTTTAAAATTGAGAAAAGAATAACTCGCAGGTAATTAAAGTTTATTTAGGAGAAATATTCATATATTTAATTGTATGACTATTGATAATCACAACCATTTTTGCATTTACTGTGGTGCTAGAATAATTGACAGCCAAAATTTCTGTACAAAATGCGGAAAACCAATTTATAAGAGCCCTAATGTCACTGTTAAAAAGGATCCTTCCAAATACGATTCAAAAATCAATGAGTTAGAAGAAGAATACGACGTTAAGCAAAGTAAAGCAAAAGAATTGGTCGAAAAACTGTTTAGTCCGGACCACATGGCTTATCAAAAGTTCATGTCATCAATCAACAAGTCCAATAATTTATTCAGCACTCAAGTAGGCATTGCAAGGAAGATGGCTGAATTGAGTGTGGAGGAAAATCCTTTCGTCGAAAAGGAGATTGAAAATAAAATCGCTACATTGAAATCTTTCATAGATAAGATTGAAGATTTGACTAATGAGCTGATAATTCATTTAAGTTCAAATAAAAAAGACAATGAGGATATTCAGCATTTATTTGATGATATGGATGATTTAATTAATTCTGTAAAAGATTACTAAACCATCTCTTCATATATCTCTTTCATTTTTAATGCATCAACATCCCTAAGTGGAGTTTCACAGATTATGTTCGCCTTCCAACCGTTATCAATAAGATTGGCCAACAAATCTCTAATATTTGGGCCATATTCGTCACTTTCATCAAGAGTATGGTGTTTTACCTCTCCATGATTGCCATATTCGATTGTTGTGAAGTGGCAGTGAAGAATATCAATATCTAGTTTGTCTTCTAGTGTTGAAAAAATGCAATTGTAATCGTCCTTTTTTGTTAAAAAGCCTCTTCCTCTTGCGTGGACATGGGCAAAATCAACTGTAGGTTCAAAATGATCAAATGATGAGCATAATTCCACAATTTCTCCAATATTTCCTTGTTGGGTTCTTTTGCCGGTGGTTTCTGGGGCAAATGTAAACTCTTCAATGCCTTCTGATTCCAATTCTTCAAATAATCTATTGACGGTATTTTTGGATATCTCCATGGCTTTTTCAGGTTTCCTGTTTAAGTAAGCTCCCGGATGAAACACTAATCGGTAAGCTCCGATCCACTCACCTGCTCGTGCCATTGAAATCAAATGCCCTAGGCTCTTTTCAATTTTTTCCTCTTCCTTGGCACATAAATTAATGTAATATGGGCCGTGCATTGAAATTAAAACATCATGCTTTTCTGATTCTTTTTTCAATGTTGTAGCTGAACTTTCACCAATCCTGACTCCGTAGGGGGATTGGTATTCATAAGAGTCAAGTCCTTCTTCACGAATGTATTTTGGAGCCTTATATGCTGCACCCTTATAATCGATAGGGCTGCCAGCAGGTCCAAAAAGTACTTTATGCTTCATTTAAATCAGTAAAAAAATAGTAAAAAAAGAGGGAATTTAGTATATTCCCATAGCTTCGTTTGTTTTTGCAATTGATTTTTCGTTGTCACTTTCCATTTCTAGAAGTGCACGGATAGCATCAATGTTTTCTGGAATTACATCAGATTCCTGATGCACTGCTTGCATGTAGAATAATTCATTGTCCACAACATTGATAGATTCTCTCCAAACAGGAATTTCATATAAGTCATTTCTGTTTCTTCCGAGTTCTTTGGCATATTCCATTAACTCAGCAGTAGAACCTAAACCTTCTTCTGCAGAAACTACAATTACTCTGGAGCGTTTCTCTAATGCTTCAATTATTTCTTCGGTTTCAACATCATTGTTGATTTCAACCATGATATTGTGTTGGTGCATTAGGGTAGTAGGCACGAGCAATGCCATGGTGGTCACGTCGATGCCTTTCATCACGGTTTTCACGTCAGGCCCGTGGTGGGAAGGTACTTTTGGAGGATTTGGAACAATTGCATTAATTGGTCCTTTCTTGATTTCGGATGGGTCTGATCCTCTTCTTACCATTACTGCTCTGACTTTTTTGATGTCTGCAATTGGGTCAATTGTAGATAATGTACGGGTTAATCCTGTGGTGTTACAGGAGACTACTCTAGTGTAGTCTGCACCATAGGAGTCATCATAGTTACCAAAAGCATTAAATGAAAGACCTGTTAGCTCGTGGTCTTCTCCACCTTGATAAATTGCTTTTACTCCAGCTTTTTTATACATTTCAAGGTTTTGCGGTCCGATACTTCCAGGAGTACAGTCAACAACGACATCAGCTTCCTGAATCATGTCTTCAACAGTACCGGCTATTTCAATTCCGGCGTCTTTGAATAATTGTTCTCTTTCCGGAATTCCAATGTATAAAGGATAGCCCTTTTCTTCAACTGCAGTTCTTGCTTCGTAGTTTGGTCTAGTTTTACTTACGCCAATAACTTTCATATCATCTTGAGCGGCCACTGCATCAGCCACTCTTTTACCGATGGTTCCATAACCATTAATTGCAACAGTTTTCATTTTAATCCCTTTTTTGTTTATATAATTAATATTATATGAAATTAGATTTGTTTTTTAACTTATTTAAAATTTGATATAATATTCCAGATAGGGGGGATTTGTTTTGTTTGAATCATGGTGATTTATTTAAATGTTTGATTTATTCCATGATTTGAATGTAAATCGTTAATGTTATTTTGGATAATAATTAAATGAATATTATGAACTATAAAGTTGAGGGAAATGGTGAGGCCTTGATTTTCATCCATGGGCTTTCGGATAGTCTATTATATTGGGAAGTTCTAGCGAGCAATCTTAAAATGAATTATCAAGTTATAAGAGTTGATTTAAGAGGGCATGGCGAGTCTGAATTAGGAAATGATGAGATAACTATTGAGTTGTATGCAAAAGATTTGGCCAATCTTTTAAATGAGTTAAATGTTGGTAAAGTTAACCTAATTGGTTTTTCTTTAGGTGGAGCAATTGCGCTTGATTTTGCAATCACATATCCTGAAAAAGTGGCATCTCTTGTGCTCATGTCCTGCTTTTCAAAAATTGACAACCATTTGGCAGCTGTTTTCAATGAATTTAAAAATGCATTGAATAGCAGTTTTGAAGATTTTTATGATTTGATTTTACCTATGGTATTATGTCCGGAGGTCATTGATGATAATTATGATGATTTGAAGTTTTTAAAGCATTTAGCTTCACAAACTGCTAATGTTCAAGCTTATATCAAAGCTATTGATGCCTCTTTGGATTTTGATGTAGGAGATAAGCTGTCAAAAATTGATGTTCCTGCATTGATTTTGGCAGGTGAATATGATGAAATAACTCCTGTATCTATTCAAAAGGATATTTGTGCAAAAATAGGAAATTCAAAAATGATTGTTCTTGATGATGTGAAACATAATTTGCTGGTTGGGAAAAATAATGGGAAAATATTAAATATTTTAATCGAGTTTTTAAAAATAAAAGGTAAGTAGAAAATCTATTCTACTTTAAATCCTGCTTCTTCAACAGCATCATTGATGTCTGTATCACTTACATCGCTAGACATTGTAATTGTGGTAATTCCAGAATCTAAATCTGCTTTAGCATCTTCAATACCATCAACATCTTTTAAACATAATTCTACAGCATTAACACATGATGGGCAGTGCATGCCCACTACTTTAATTTCTTTTTCGGCCATAATAAATCACCTTATCATCGATAGTTAATATTTTACTTTTGTTTTATTTAAAGTTTTATTGACACCCAATTTCTTTGATTGTTTGGAGTCTTTTTTTGAAATATTGTATCGCACTAATGTTGAAGAATATAGGATGACAGCAATTGATCCGATATTGTGGATTAAAGCTCCTTCAATAGGGTTTAAGATTCCTAGAATAGCTAATGCCATGGCTATTATATTCAATGTTAATGCAAAGGCGATTCCTATATTTATGATGCGAACTGTTCTTTTTGCAACTTTAATCAAATGGGGGATGCTGCCTATGTCATCGTTGATTAATGCGATATTTGCGGCTTCAACACTAATGTCGCTGCCGATGTCTCCCATTGCTATTCCCACATTGGCTCTTCTTAAAGATGGGGCATCATTTATGCCGTCTCCAATCATTCCAACTTTATGCTTGAGCATCTGCTCTTCTTTGATATAGTTGGTTTTGTCTTCAGGCAAGCAGTTGTATCTGACATTTCTAATTTTTGCTTGATTTGCGACGAATTCTGCTGTCTTTTCATTGTCTCCTGTAAGCAATGTTGTTTTTATTCTTAGGCGTTTTAGACCGGTTATTGTTTGTTTTGCATTTTCGCGTAATGTATCTGCAAGATGCACTTCTCCAATATTCGCCCCGTCTTTTGCCACATATATTGCAATTTCCCCGTTTTGTGGTTCTTTGCTATTGTTTAATGTAATATTTTCTGATTTTAAGAATTTTTCATTTCCTGCTATTATTTTTGAACCGTTTACTGTTCCGCTAACTCCTTTTCCAATATGCATTTTAAAGTCGCTCACTTTGGCTAAATCATCATTGCCATAAAATTCCATTATGGCTTTCGCTAGGGGATGTTCTGATTTTGATTCCAGTGATGTGAGCAGATGCATCATCTCTTTGGGGTTATCTGAGATGACATTAACGACTTCTGGTGTTCCATGTGTCAATGTTCCTGTTTTGTCGAACACTAATTCATCTACATGCGCCAATTCTTCTAATGATTCTCCATCTTTAACGAGAATTCCATATTTGGTCAGGTTTCCAATTGCGGCCATTATTGCAGTTGGTGTTGCCAGAACCAGTGCACATGGACAGAACACTACTAATATTGTAACTGATCTTGTTATTTCAAATGTAAATAAATATGTCAATACCGCAGCAGTAAAGGCTATTACAACAATCATTGTGGCCCATTTATCTGCGGTTCTGACAATTTTTGCATTCTCTGGTTTGGAGGATTCAACCAATCCTATTAGTTTTTGAAGAGAACTCTCTTGGCTGATTTTTGTTGTTGTCATCATAAATGATCCATAAAGATTGATTGTTCCACTATATACCTCATCATCAACGGTTTTATCTACTGGCATTGATTCTCCTGTAAGTGTAGATTGGTCAATAGATGTTTCGCCATCAACTATGATGCCGTCTGTTGGTATGCTTTCTCCAGGAAGCACTTTTAAGATATCTGCGACTTGTACTTTTTCGACATGTATTCTTTCTTCTATATTGTTTTTAATTCTTGTTGCAATTTGTGGGGTCATTTTCACAAGTTCTTCAATTCTGCCTTGTGTTTTTGATACAGTATATTTTTCTAGAAATCCTCCGATAGCCATGATAGTTGCGATTTCTCCTGCTGCAAATACCTCTCCAATTATTATGGATGCGATAATGG is a window of Methanobrevibacter sp. DNA encoding:
- a CDS encoding cation-translocating P-type ATPase codes for the protein MNLTKNQKIDIMLIIVSTISIICSSILTLDSISWIAVILCGIPIFKECAEGLINEFDIKADLLVSIAIIASIIIGEVFAAGEIATIMAIGGFLEKYTVSKTQGRIEELVKMTPQIATRIKNNIEERIHVEKVQVADILKVLPGESIPTDGIIVDGETSIDQSTLTGESMPVDKTVDDEVYSGTINLYGSFMMTTTKISQESSLQKLIGLVESSKPENAKIVRTADKWATMIVVIAFTAAVLTYLFTFEITRSVTILVVFCPCALVLATPTAIMAAIGNLTKYGILVKDGESLEELAHVDELVFDKTGTLTHGTPEVVNVISDNPKEMMHLLTSLESKSEHPLAKAIMEFYGNDDLAKVSDFKMHIGKGVSGTVNGSKIIAGNEKFLKSENITLNNSKEPQNGEIAIYVAKDGANIGEVHLADTLRENAKQTITGLKRLRIKTTLLTGDNEKTAEFVANQAKIRNVRYNCLPEDKTNYIKEEQMLKHKVGMIGDGINDAPSLRRANVGIAMGDIGSDISVEAANIALINDDIGSIPHLIKVAKRTVRIINIGIAFALTLNIIAMALAILGILNPIEGALIHNIGSIAVILYSSTLVRYNISKKDSKQSKKLGVNKTLNKTKVKY
- a CDS encoding phosphorylating glyceraldehyde-3-phosphate dehydrogenase, with amino-acid sequence MKTVAINGYGTIGKRVADAVAAQDDMKVIGVSKTRPNYEARTAVEEKGYPLYIGIPEREQLFKDAGIEIAGTVEDMIQEADVVVDCTPGSIGPQNLEMYKKAGVKAIYQGGEDHELTGLSFNAFGNYDDSYGADYTRVVSCNTTGLTRTLSTIDPIADIKKVRAVMVRRGSDPSEIKKGPINAIVPNPPKVPSHHGPDVKTVMKGIDVTTMALLVPTTLMHQHNIMVEINNDVETEEIIEALEKRSRVIVVSAEEGLGSTAELMEYAKELGRNRNDLYEIPVWRESINVVDNELFYMQAVHQESDVIPENIDAIRALLEMESDNEKSIAKTNEAMGIY
- a CDS encoding methanogenesis marker 9 domain-containing protein, producing the protein MTWEDAPSHICRGGDVRGLAFCCPPVKPCPVLNALQQVNLTPQEYIDIKIQFGKETRLGEGAGTCFGSLIWCCKPSKPCPLRDMTLRNMGMTHDDYLDLKKELSERLVGVEKPDPDERAEALAETFHVSKLEAMNVLTECNNDLRAAVKVLHARSLENSD
- a CDS encoding alpha/beta fold hydrolase, with protein sequence MNYKVEGNGEALIFIHGLSDSLLYWEVLASNLKMNYQVIRVDLRGHGESELGNDEITIELYAKDLANLLNELNVGKVNLIGFSLGGAIALDFAITYPEKVASLVLMSCFSKIDNHLAAVFNEFKNALNSSFEDFYDLILPMVLCPEVIDDNYDDLKFLKHLASQTANVQAYIKAIDASLDFDVGDKLSKIDVPALILAGEYDEITPVSIQKDICAKIGNSKMIVLDDVKHNLLVGKNNGKILNILIEFLKIKGK
- a CDS encoding AAA family ATPase — translated: MKNDSKKQEMKPTNQKQHIKESENKEYANLVVLKPVGYPFEFNLMEDDIEITNKELFEEYAREQWLGLVVREKSHLFDQKIIPDYGFEIITAKPNNSIISEDTKITIITDEINKLKDSNKIKSDLLLSDIVGQDNAKNKVKVITRYLENPEKFGPWAPKNILFYGLPGTGKTMLVKALANELEVPLYLIKATSLIGEHVGDGSSKIHDLFKKASDNSPSIIFIDEIDAIALDRSFQSLRGDVSEIVNSLLTEMDGIVDNNAVITIGATNNPSSLDYAVRSRFEEEIEFKLPNDEERLAILENNLKTMPLDYDLDLNKIVKLTKGLSGRDIKEKILKTSLHNAIANDSDTIMMENIEYAIKSSKIKNSDVKGMFE
- a CDS encoding zinc ribbon domain-containing protein, encoding MTIDNHNHFCIYCGARIIDSQNFCTKCGKPIYKSPNVTVKKDPSKYDSKINELEEEYDVKQSKAKELVEKLFSPDHMAYQKFMSSINKSNNLFSTQVGIARKMAELSVEENPFVEKEIENKIATLKSFIDKIEDLTNELIIHLSSNKKDNEDIQHLFDDMDDLINSVKDY
- a CDS encoding bifunctional precorrin-2 dehydrogenase/sirohydrochlorin ferrochelatase, which gives rise to MDWTSIYLNTSNLNVFILGTGEVATRRANKFLDHGADVKLAGSSLSEDLEHKGAVLCSTDDVDELVAWSDLVVVASGDEDLSDYVCGIAQDKLVNRADFPLKGDVIVPTSFNIGEIEISIFTNGKSPLMARQLRKKIQSIITEDDILEIELQDYARSILKERVDDQKDRKKCLYEIFEDETINEFIRNGEIDEAKTHIDNLIRGLQ
- a CDS encoding TIM barrel protein, whose product is MKHKVLFGPAGSPIDYKGAAYKAPKYIREEGLDSYEYQSPYGVRIGESSATTLKKESEKHDVLISMHGPYYINLCAKEEEKIEKSLGHLISMARAGEWIGAYRLVFHPGAYLNRKPEKAMEISKNTVNRLFEELESEGIEEFTFAPETTGKRTQQGNIGEIVELCSSFDHFEPTVDFAHVHARGRGFLTKKDDYNCIFSTLEDKLDIDILHCHFTTIEYGNHGEVKHHTLDESDEYGPNIRDLLANLIDNGWKANIICETPLRDVDALKMKEIYEEMV
- a CDS encoding heavy-metal-associated domain-containing protein produces the protein MAEKEIKVVGMHCPSCVNAVELCLKDVDGIEDAKADLDSGITTITMSSDVSDTDINDAVEEAGFKVE
- a CDS encoding metallophosphoesterase, whose amino-acid sequence is MSFRSRRVIFITPFYMLFEFFLLKYLFLLLGGINDVYVAVMAVFIGSLHLVPMFFEAKKSRRITRFISAVDGVWMWASLMFLIDVLVLYLLGNFIHVSAEINAILLAIVPILGVYNYYKAHKLVVNEKTLTLPNLPRDINIVQFSDVHFGSVRHKSIIRQVVDKLKEIEDTCEIAIISGDLADGSSVVEEDDFLAFKEVGIPVVFTPGNHDFYMGIENVFNACRKAGIIILDNESMEFECLNIFGLRFSFDDRSVPKIDESLIKPGFVNIINYHVPYYWEEFSSAGFDIQLSGHTHGGQFYPAVNFTDMLFKYNMGLFKNNLGKYLHVTTGVGSMDTPMRWGTDSELVVLKLRKE
- the hemA gene encoding glutamyl-tRNA reductase, producing the protein MILNLRVDHKIADIHSMEAISKDIDDLFWQLQEKYSIGEYIEISTCNRKEYYINNDYIDEDDELLSHENQSIIIEYGQSAIMHLLRMASGLESMIVGEDQILGQVKDAKHDAVKNHHCGKTLDAVFTKAVHVGQVVRNKTNINKGSVSIGSAAIDLAEKHMGCLDDKSVLVIGAGKMGRLVAKALAEKDLNAIFVANRTYYVAVNLAKDLGGEAILFSELEEYLATADLVISATSAPHAIITKNRLLGIDRDYESLMIVDIANPRDISDDVCELGVKSFNIDDLREIADENTNLRIKEFGEAENIIDEEFILLKESFKIMEVDEILGNLRASMEDIRRRETKKASSKLSDVDGSAKILDNLTNSIVNKIFYDISKNVKTAAKDDDKEIIDAAEYIFNFK